In the Solanum pennellii chromosome 5, SPENNV200 genome, one interval contains:
- the LOC107020836 gene encoding uncharacterized protein LOC107020836 isoform X2, with translation MPTNSALSFFTSFTPVVLLKVMASCPKEDIPNMKELIQEQNFYLTTEEGEQGRLPVLVLSMKEATKKKRPAIVFLHSTNKCKEWLRPLLQAYASRGYIAVAIDSRYHGERATNMTTYRDALISSWKKGDTMPFIYDTVWDLIKLADYLTEREDIDSSRIGITGESLGGMRAWFAAFADTRFSVVVPIIGVQGFRWAIEHDRWQARVDSIKDVFEEARSDLGKNEIDKEVVAKVWDRIAPGLASQFDSPYTVPVIAPRPLLILNGEEDPRCPIAGLDIPTSTAQEVCADADCPLNFKLIVQAGIEHQMTPLMVKEASNWFDKFLRM, from the exons ATGCCGACAAACTCCGCTCTCAGTTTCTTCACCTCCTTCACACCCGTCGTACTCCTCAAg GTAATGGCATCTTGCCCTAAAGAAGATATTCCCAATATGAAGGAACTTATTCAGGAGCAAAATTTCTACTTGACCACAGAG GAAGGAGAGCAAGGACGGTTGCCTGTCTTGGTATTGAGCATGAAGGAAGCCACTAAGAAAAAGAGGCCAGCTATTGTCTTCCTGCATAGTACAAACAAATGTAAAGAGTGGTTACGGCCATTGCTTCAG GCATATGCTTCAAGGGGATACATAGCTGTAGCAATTGATTCTCGATACCATGGAGAACGTGCCACCAATATGACAACATATCGTGAT GCCCTTATATCGTCATGGAAAAAAGGTGATACAATGCCGTTCATATATGATACG GTGTGGGACTTGATAAAACTAGCGGATTATCTAACAGAGAGAGAAGATATTGACTCGTCAAGGATCGGAATTACTGGTGAATCACTTGGAG GTATGCGTGCATGGTTTGCTGCATTTGCCGACACTCGTTTTTCAGTGGTTGTTCCTATAATCGGAGTTCAG GGATTTCGGTGGGCTATTGAGCATGATCGATGGCAGGCAAGAGTTGACAGTATCAAAGATGTGTTTGAAG AAGCACGTTCCGATTTAGGCAAGAATGAAATTGACAAAGAAGTGGTTGCGAAG GTCTGGGACAGAATTGCTCCAGGTTTGGCTTCTCAATTTGATTCACCATACACCGTCCCAGTCATTGCCCCACGCCCTTTGCTGATTTTAAATG GAGAGGAAGATCCGCGTTGTCCAATTGCTGGCCTGGATATTCCAACGTCAACAGCCCAGGAAGTTTGTGCAGATGCGGACTGTCCACTTAATTTCAAG CTGATAGTTCAAGCTGGTATTGAGCATCAAATGACTCCATTGATGGTAAAGGAAGCTAGCAATTGGTTTGACAAGTTCCTTAGAATGTAA
- the LOC107020836 gene encoding uncharacterized protein LOC107020836 isoform X1 — protein sequence MRVAAMLVRGVGSILQMQFAQPYSRVSKIMNKIMAIDADKLRSQFLHLLHTRRTPQVPLCVIPGKPVNDPLYQEFPKPIFSEVMASCPKEDIPNMKELIQEQNFYLTTEEGEQGRLPVLVLSMKEATKKKRPAIVFLHSTNKCKEWLRPLLQAYASRGYIAVAIDSRYHGERATNMTTYRDALISSWKKGDTMPFIYDTVWDLIKLADYLTEREDIDSSRIGITGESLGGMRAWFAAFADTRFSVVVPIIGVQGFRWAIEHDRWQARVDSIKDVFEEARSDLGKNEIDKEVVAKVWDRIAPGLASQFDSPYTVPVIAPRPLLILNGEEDPRCPIAGLDIPTSTAQEVCADADCPLNFKLIVQAGIEHQMTPLMVKEASNWFDKFLRM from the exons ATGAGGGTCGCAGCAATGTTGGTGAGAGGCGTGGGATCCATATTGCAGATGCAGTTTGCCCAGCCATACAGCAGAGTTTCAAAAATTATGAACAAAATAATGGCAATTGATGCCGACAAACTCCGCTCTCAGTTTCTTCACCTCCTTCACACCCGTCGTACTCCTCAAg TTCCACTCTGTGTGATACCTGGAAAACCTGTGAATGATCCATTATATCAGGAATTTCCAAAGCCAATATTCAGTGAG GTAATGGCATCTTGCCCTAAAGAAGATATTCCCAATATGAAGGAACTTATTCAGGAGCAAAATTTCTACTTGACCACAGAG GAAGGAGAGCAAGGACGGTTGCCTGTCTTGGTATTGAGCATGAAGGAAGCCACTAAGAAAAAGAGGCCAGCTATTGTCTTCCTGCATAGTACAAACAAATGTAAAGAGTGGTTACGGCCATTGCTTCAG GCATATGCTTCAAGGGGATACATAGCTGTAGCAATTGATTCTCGATACCATGGAGAACGTGCCACCAATATGACAACATATCGTGAT GCCCTTATATCGTCATGGAAAAAAGGTGATACAATGCCGTTCATATATGATACG GTGTGGGACTTGATAAAACTAGCGGATTATCTAACAGAGAGAGAAGATATTGACTCGTCAAGGATCGGAATTACTGGTGAATCACTTGGAG GTATGCGTGCATGGTTTGCTGCATTTGCCGACACTCGTTTTTCAGTGGTTGTTCCTATAATCGGAGTTCAG GGATTTCGGTGGGCTATTGAGCATGATCGATGGCAGGCAAGAGTTGACAGTATCAAAGATGTGTTTGAAG AAGCACGTTCCGATTTAGGCAAGAATGAAATTGACAAAGAAGTGGTTGCGAAG GTCTGGGACAGAATTGCTCCAGGTTTGGCTTCTCAATTTGATTCACCATACACCGTCCCAGTCATTGCCCCACGCCCTTTGCTGATTTTAAATG GAGAGGAAGATCCGCGTTGTCCAATTGCTGGCCTGGATATTCCAACGTCAACAGCCCAGGAAGTTTGTGCAGATGCGGACTGTCCACTTAATTTCAAG CTGATAGTTCAAGCTGGTATTGAGCATCAAATGACTCCATTGATGGTAAAGGAAGCTAGCAATTGGTTTGACAAGTTCCTTAGAATGTAA